In a genomic window of Glycine max cultivar Williams 82 chromosome 13, Glycine_max_v4.0, whole genome shotgun sequence:
- the LOC100794479 gene encoding calcium-binding protein KRP1, translated as MDLDYLLDFEDYFPSMISRMGAEGFIAELCNGFRLLMDVNKGLITFESLKLNCYLLGLDVRDDELACMLIEGDLDGDGALSQMEFCILMFRLSPCLMDDGPNKMCTPQGACGGGGDPMLMMNVM; from the coding sequence ATGGACCTGGACTACCTCTTAGACTTCGAGGACTACTTCCCTTCCATGATTTCGCGCATGGGAGCAGAAGGGTTCATTGCTGAGCTCTGCAACGGGTTCCGCTTGCTCATGGACGTGAACAAGGGCCTCATCACATTCGAGAGCCTGAAGCTGAACTGCTACTTGCTCGGTCTCGACGTCAGGGACGACGAGCTCGCCTGCATGCTCATAGAGGGTGATTTGGACGGCGATGGTGCTCTAAGCCAAATGGAGTTCTGCATTCTCATGTTTAGGCTCAGCCCTTGCTTGATGGATGATGGACCTAACAAAATGTGCACTCCTCAGGGTgcttgtggtggtggtggtgatccTATGTTGATGATGAATGTAATGTAA
- the LOC106794307 gene encoding G-type lectin S-receptor-like serine/threonine-protein kinase At4g27290 isoform X1, protein MDSYEVMIVWFSLLFSLIPSISTRLSSITLDQPLHHNETLVSASGTFEAGFFSTGSSQRQYFCICYKNISPRTIVWVANRNTPLDNNFTGVFKVSDEGNLVVLDGIGASVWSSNASTTSQKPIVQLLDSGNLVVKDGGTNSPEKVVWQSFDFPGDTLLPGMKLRSSLVTGAHSSLTSWRDTEDPALGEYSMYIDPRGFPQRVTTKGGTWLYRAGSWNGYQFSGVPWQLLHNFFNYYFVLTPKEVYYEYELLEPSVVTRFVINQEGLGQRFTWSERTQSWELFASGPRDQCENYGLCGANSVCKINSYPICECLEGFLPKFEEKWRSLDWSDGCVRGTKLGCDDGDGFVKYEGMRLPDTSSSWFDTSMSLDECESVCLKNCSCTAYTSLDIRGDGSGCLLWFGNIVDMGKHVSQGQEIYIRMAASELDQTWHKRHASTKLVVILATIATFIVGLILGSVIYIRRKLGKPGKTNIIDQMHHSIKHEKKDIDLPTLDLSTIDNATSNFSASNILGEGGFGPVYKGVLANGQEIAVKRLSKNSGQGLDEFRNEVVLIANLQHRNLVKILGCCIQDDERILIYEFMPNRSLDLYIFDRTRKKLLDWNKRFQIISGIARGLLYLHHDSRLRIIHRDIKTSNILLDNDMNPKISDFGLARMLVGDHTKANTKRVVGTHGYMPPEYAVYGSFSVKSDVFSFGVIVLEIVSGRKNTKFLDPLNQLNLIGHAWRLWSEGRTLELIDESLDDSIIESEVLKIVHVGLLCVQERPEDRPNMSSVVLMLNGDRPLPRPKLPAFYPHQEDFSSSSKCEFSSNELSITLEAR, encoded by the exons atggaTAGCTATGAGGTGATGATAGTGTGGTTCTCTCTCTTATTCTCCCTCATCCCCAGCATCAGTACTAGACTGAGTAGTATCACTCTAGATCAACCCTTACACCACAATGAAACCCTGGTTTCAGCATCTGGAACCTTTGAAGCAGGGTTCTTCAGCACTGGAAGTTCTCAGAGACAATACTTTTGCATATGTTACAAGAATATATCACCTAGAACAATTGTGTGGGTGGCCAACAGAAACACCCCATTAGATAATAACTTCACTGGAGTTTTCAAAGTCAGTGATGAGGGGAATCTTGTTGTACTTGATGGCATTGGTGCAAGTGTTTGGTCTTCCAATGCATCAACCACTTCTCAGAAGCCTATTGTGCAGCTCTTGGACTCCGGCAACCTTGTTGTGAAAGACGGCGGAACAAATAGTCCAGAGAAGGTTGTGTGGCAAAGCTTTGATTTTCCTGGTGACACTTTGCTTCCTGGGATGAAACTCAGAAGCAGTCTTGTGACAGGTGCACATAGTTCTCTGACATCGTGGAGGGACACAGAAGATCCTGCTCTGGGGGAATATTCTATGTATATCGATCCTCGTGGTTTTCCTCAGAGAGTGACTACAAAGGGAGGGACTTGGTTGTATAGAGCTGGTTCATGGAATGGTTATCAATTTTCAGGTGTTCCTTGGCAGCTGTTGCATAATTTCTTCAATTACTATTTTGTGTTAACCCCAAAGGAAGTGTATTATGAGTATGAACTCTTGGAGCCTTCGGTTGTTACAAGGTTTGTGATCAACCAAGAAGGGCTTGGTCAACGTTTCACTTGGTCAGAGAGGACACAGAGTTGGGAGCTTTTCGCCTCCGGCCCCAGGGATCAGTGTGAGAACTATGGCTTGTGTGGTGCAAATTCTGTTTGTAAAATTAATAGCTACCCCATATGTGAATGCTTGGAGGGATTTCTCCCAAAGTTCGAGGAAAAGTGGAGATCATTGGATTGGTCTGATGGGTGTGTTCGGGGAACGAAACTGGGTTGTGACGATGGAGATGGATTTGTTAAGTATGAAGGAATGAGATTGCCAGACACGTCTTCGTCCTGGTTTGACACAAGCATGAGCCTTGATGAATGTGAGAGTGTGTGTTTGAAAAACTGCTCTTGCACAGCATACACAAGCTTAGATATCAGAGGTGACGGGAGTGGCTGCTTGCTTTGGTTTGGTAACATTGTGGATATGGGAAAACATGTCTCCCAAGGACAAGAGATTTACATACGAATGGCTGCTTCAGAGCTAG ACCAAACTTGGCATAAAAGGCACGCTAGCACCAAGCTTGTGGTGATTTTGGCAACAATCGCTACGTTCATCGTAGGCTTAATATTAGGATCAGTCATATACATACGGAGAAAACTAGGGAAACCAG GAAAGACAAATATAATCGACCAGATGCATCACTCTATAAAACATGAGAAGAAAGACATCGACTTACCAACCCTTGATTTATCAACCATTGATAATGCAACCAGTAATTTCTCTGCCAGTAACATATTGGGAGAAGGTGGATTTGGACCAGTTTACAAG GGTGTGCTGGCAAATGGACAAGAGATTGCTGTTAAGAGGCTTTCCAAAAATTCTGGACAAGGATTAGATGAGTTCAGAAATGAAGTTGTGTTGATTGCCAATCTTCAGCACCGGAATCTTGTAAAGATTCTTGGGTGTTGTATTCAAGATGATGAGAGAATCTTGATCTATGAATTCATGCCTAACAGGAGcttggatctttacatttttg ATCGAACAAGAAAGAAATTATTGGATTGGAACAAACGCTTCCAAATTATAAGTGGCATTGCTAGAGGGCTTCTGTATCTTCATCATGATTCTAGACTAAGGATCATTCACAGAGATATCAAAACAAGCAATATTCTTCTTGATAATGATATGAATCCAAAGATATCAGACTTTGGACTAGCAAGGATGCTTGTTGGCGATCACACCAAAGCCAATACAAAAAGAGTAGTTGGAACTCA TGGTTACATGCCTCCTGAGTATGCAGTGTATGGATCTTTTTCAGTGAAATCAGATGTCTTTAGCTTTGGTGTTATTGTACTAGAGATAGTTAGTGGGAGGAAGAACACAAAATTTCTTGATCCACTCAatcaacttaaccttattgggCAT GCATGGAGATTGTGGAGTGAAGGGAGGACTTTGGAACTGATTGATGAATCACTGGACGATTCAATCATTGAAAGTGAAGTGTTGAAAATTGTTCACGTGGGACTCTTGTGTGTTCAAGAGAGACCAGAGGACAGGCCCAACATGTCAAGTGTGGTTCTAATGCTGAATGGTGACAGACCATTGCCCAGGCCCAAGCTCCCCGCTTTTTATCCACACCAAGAAGATTTTTCTTCATCCAGCAAGTGTGAATTCAGCTCAAATGAGTTGTCCATCACTTTAGAGGCAAGATAG
- the LOC106794307 gene encoding G-type lectin S-receptor-like serine/threonine-protein kinase At4g27290 isoform X2 has product MDSYEVMIVWFSLLFSLIPSISTRLSSITLDQPLHHNETLVSASGTFEAGFFSTGSSQRQYFCICYKNISPRTIVWVANRNTPLDNNFTGVFKVSDEGNLVVLDGIGASVWSSNASTTSQKPIVQLLDSGNLVVKDGGTNSPEKVVWQSFDFPGDTLLPGMKLRSSLVTGAHSSLTSWRDTEDPALGEYSMYIDPRGFPQRVTTKGGTWLYRAGSWNGYQFSGVPWQLLHNFFNYYFVLTPKEVYYEYELLEPSVVTRFVINQEGLGQRFTWSERTQSWELFASGPRDQCENYGLCGANSVCKINSYPICECLEGFLPKFEEKWRSLDWSDGCVRGTKLGCDDGDGFVKYEGMRLPDTSSSWFDTSMSLDECESVCLKNCSCTAYTSLDIRGDGSGCLLWFGNIVDMGKHVSQGQEIYIRMAASELGKTNIIDQMHHSIKHEKKDIDLPTLDLSTIDNATSNFSASNILGEGGFGPVYKGVLANGQEIAVKRLSKNSGQGLDEFRNEVVLIANLQHRNLVKILGCCIQDDERILIYEFMPNRSLDLYIFDRTRKKLLDWNKRFQIISGIARGLLYLHHDSRLRIIHRDIKTSNILLDNDMNPKISDFGLARMLVGDHTKANTKRVVGTHGYMPPEYAVYGSFSVKSDVFSFGVIVLEIVSGRKNTKFLDPLNQLNLIGHAWRLWSEGRTLELIDESLDDSIIESEVLKIVHVGLLCVQERPEDRPNMSSVVLMLNGDRPLPRPKLPAFYPHQEDFSSSSKCEFSSNELSITLEAR; this is encoded by the exons atggaTAGCTATGAGGTGATGATAGTGTGGTTCTCTCTCTTATTCTCCCTCATCCCCAGCATCAGTACTAGACTGAGTAGTATCACTCTAGATCAACCCTTACACCACAATGAAACCCTGGTTTCAGCATCTGGAACCTTTGAAGCAGGGTTCTTCAGCACTGGAAGTTCTCAGAGACAATACTTTTGCATATGTTACAAGAATATATCACCTAGAACAATTGTGTGGGTGGCCAACAGAAACACCCCATTAGATAATAACTTCACTGGAGTTTTCAAAGTCAGTGATGAGGGGAATCTTGTTGTACTTGATGGCATTGGTGCAAGTGTTTGGTCTTCCAATGCATCAACCACTTCTCAGAAGCCTATTGTGCAGCTCTTGGACTCCGGCAACCTTGTTGTGAAAGACGGCGGAACAAATAGTCCAGAGAAGGTTGTGTGGCAAAGCTTTGATTTTCCTGGTGACACTTTGCTTCCTGGGATGAAACTCAGAAGCAGTCTTGTGACAGGTGCACATAGTTCTCTGACATCGTGGAGGGACACAGAAGATCCTGCTCTGGGGGAATATTCTATGTATATCGATCCTCGTGGTTTTCCTCAGAGAGTGACTACAAAGGGAGGGACTTGGTTGTATAGAGCTGGTTCATGGAATGGTTATCAATTTTCAGGTGTTCCTTGGCAGCTGTTGCATAATTTCTTCAATTACTATTTTGTGTTAACCCCAAAGGAAGTGTATTATGAGTATGAACTCTTGGAGCCTTCGGTTGTTACAAGGTTTGTGATCAACCAAGAAGGGCTTGGTCAACGTTTCACTTGGTCAGAGAGGACACAGAGTTGGGAGCTTTTCGCCTCCGGCCCCAGGGATCAGTGTGAGAACTATGGCTTGTGTGGTGCAAATTCTGTTTGTAAAATTAATAGCTACCCCATATGTGAATGCTTGGAGGGATTTCTCCCAAAGTTCGAGGAAAAGTGGAGATCATTGGATTGGTCTGATGGGTGTGTTCGGGGAACGAAACTGGGTTGTGACGATGGAGATGGATTTGTTAAGTATGAAGGAATGAGATTGCCAGACACGTCTTCGTCCTGGTTTGACACAAGCATGAGCCTTGATGAATGTGAGAGTGTGTGTTTGAAAAACTGCTCTTGCACAGCATACACAAGCTTAGATATCAGAGGTGACGGGAGTGGCTGCTTGCTTTGGTTTGGTAACATTGTGGATATGGGAAAACATGTCTCCCAAGGACAAGAGATTTACATACGAATGGCTGCTTCAGAGCTAG GAAAGACAAATATAATCGACCAGATGCATCACTCTATAAAACATGAGAAGAAAGACATCGACTTACCAACCCTTGATTTATCAACCATTGATAATGCAACCAGTAATTTCTCTGCCAGTAACATATTGGGAGAAGGTGGATTTGGACCAGTTTACAAG GGTGTGCTGGCAAATGGACAAGAGATTGCTGTTAAGAGGCTTTCCAAAAATTCTGGACAAGGATTAGATGAGTTCAGAAATGAAGTTGTGTTGATTGCCAATCTTCAGCACCGGAATCTTGTAAAGATTCTTGGGTGTTGTATTCAAGATGATGAGAGAATCTTGATCTATGAATTCATGCCTAACAGGAGcttggatctttacatttttg ATCGAACAAGAAAGAAATTATTGGATTGGAACAAACGCTTCCAAATTATAAGTGGCATTGCTAGAGGGCTTCTGTATCTTCATCATGATTCTAGACTAAGGATCATTCACAGAGATATCAAAACAAGCAATATTCTTCTTGATAATGATATGAATCCAAAGATATCAGACTTTGGACTAGCAAGGATGCTTGTTGGCGATCACACCAAAGCCAATACAAAAAGAGTAGTTGGAACTCA TGGTTACATGCCTCCTGAGTATGCAGTGTATGGATCTTTTTCAGTGAAATCAGATGTCTTTAGCTTTGGTGTTATTGTACTAGAGATAGTTAGTGGGAGGAAGAACACAAAATTTCTTGATCCACTCAatcaacttaaccttattgggCAT GCATGGAGATTGTGGAGTGAAGGGAGGACTTTGGAACTGATTGATGAATCACTGGACGATTCAATCATTGAAAGTGAAGTGTTGAAAATTGTTCACGTGGGACTCTTGTGTGTTCAAGAGAGACCAGAGGACAGGCCCAACATGTCAAGTGTGGTTCTAATGCTGAATGGTGACAGACCATTGCCCAGGCCCAAGCTCCCCGCTTTTTATCCACACCAAGAAGATTTTTCTTCATCCAGCAAGTGTGAATTCAGCTCAAATGAGTTGTCCATCACTTTAGAGGCAAGATAG
- the LOC112998744 gene encoding G-type lectin S-receptor-like serine/threonine-protein kinase At4g27290: MGCVRTIRLTCNKDGFRRYTGMVLPDTSSSWYDRNLNLQQCKDLCLQNCSCTAYANLDISGGGSGCLLWYHDLIDLRHYPQAQGGQDIYIRYSDSELDHSHKNGLSKRKIEAIISCSTTFVMCMILGLAIWLWKRKVEMEGMKKIFHQSRHNSKLRKEEPDLPAFDLPFIAKATDNFSDANKLGEGGFGPVYKGTLIDGQDIVVKRLSNTSGQGMEEFKNEVALIARLQHRNLVKLHGYCIQEEEKMLIYEYMPNKSLDYFIFDEIRSKILDWSKRFHIIGGIARGLVYLHRDSRLSIIHRDLKASNILLDENMNSKISDFGLARTLWGDQVDANTNKIAWTYGYMPTEYAVHGHFSMKSDVFSFGVMVLEIAWRLWTEGRPTDLMDAFLCERCTSSEVIRCIHVGLLCVQQRPEDRPDMSAVVLMLNGDKLLPQPKVPGFYHGSDKAYLSGKFKSFSYNDVSLTVLGIVNFDDDGRSKQWKDVVPTRVETVCGVHWVNSEHHVAGKKKMQNLRTQWFWFFLFCCISRTSTSLDSIAPNQSISDGETLISHEKTFELGFFSPGSSKSRYLGIWYYNINPRTMVWVANREAPLNTTSGVLKLSDQGLVLVNGTNNIVWSSNMSTTAETENTIAQLLDSGNLVVKDGNSEYEHYLWQSFDHPCDTLLPGMKLGWNLEKGEELFLSSWKSADDPSHGEYSFKIDPRGCPQAVLWKGTNLSNRFGPWNGLYFSGSLIDSQSPGVKVDFVLNKKEIYYQFQVLNKSLSYRFWVTPNRNALVSLWESQISDWLILYSQPSFPCEYYGRCGANSICNAGNPRCTCLDGFFRHMNSSKDCVRTIRLTCNKDRFRKYTGMVLPDTSSSWYNKNMVLEECAEMCLQNCSCTAYANLDISGGGSGCLLWYHDLIDLRHYPQAQGGQDIYIRYSDSELDHSQKNGLSKSKIASIVTGSTTFVVSMILGLVIWLWKRKVEMEEMKKQLYQSHHNYNLRKEEPDLPAFDLPVIAKATDNFSDTNKLGEGGFGPVYKGTLIGGQDIAVKRLSNNSGQGLKEFKNEVALIAKLQHRNLVKLHGYCIQEEEKMLIYEYMPNMSLDYFIFDEIRTKLLDWSKRFHIIGGIARGLVYLHEDSRLRVIHRDLKTSNILLDENMNPKISDFGLARTLWGDQVDANTNKIAGTYGYMPPEYAVHGHFSMKSDVFSFGVMVLEIVSGKKNRDFSDPNHCLNLLGHAWRLWTEGRPTNLMDAFLGERCTSSEVIRCIHVGLLCVQQRPNDRPDMSAVVLMLNGEKSLPQPKAPGFYNGRDKADLFGPFSNNDASLTVLEAR, encoded by the exons ATGGGTTGTGTTCGAACCATTCGCTTGACTTGTAACAAAGACGGGTTCAGGAGGTACACAGGCATGGTTCTTCCCGATACATCCTCATCTTGGTATGATAGAAACTTGAATCTACAGCAATGTAAGGATCTGTGTTTGCAAAACTGTTCATGTACGGCATATGCAAATTTGGATATAAGTGGTGGAGGAAGTGGCTGCTTGCTTTGGTATCATGATCTCATTGACTTGAGGCATTACCCACAAGCTCAAGGGGGGCAGGACATTTATATACGATACTCTGATTCAGAGCTAG ATCACAGTCACAAAAATGGTTTAAGCAAGAGGAAGATTGAAGCCATCATCAGTTGCTCTACCACATTCGTCATGTGCATGATACTAGGATTGGCCATATGGTTATGGAAAAGGAAGGTCGAAATGGAAG ggatgaaaaaaatatttcatcaaaGTCGTCACAACTCTAAACTAAGGAAGGAAGAGCCGGACTTACCAGCATTTGACTTGCCTTTCATTGCTAAAGCCACTGATAACTTCTCAGACGCTAACAAACTAGGAGAAGGTGGTTTTGGACCAGTGTACAAG GGTACTCTAATAGATGGACAAGACATAGTTGTGAAACGGCTTTCAAACACCTCCGGTCAGGGTATGgaagaatttaaaaatgaagttgcACTGATTGCCAGACTTCAACACCGTAATCTTGTGAAGCTTCATGGTTATTGCAttcaagaggaagaaaaaatgtTGATATATGAATACATGCCCAACAAGAGCTTGGACTACTTTATTTTTG ATGAAATTAGAAGCAAAATATTGGATTGGAGTAAGCGATTCCATATTATTGGTGGCATTGCTCGAGGGCTAGTGTATCTTCATCGAGACTCTAGATTGAGTATTATTCACCGAGATTTGAAAGCCAGCAATATTCTACTGGATGAAAATATGAATTCTAAAATATCAGACTTTGGCCTTGCTCGCACATTATGGGGAGATCAAGTAGATGCTAACACTAACAAGATTGCCTGGACATA TGGATACATGCCTACCGAATATGCTGTACATGGGCATTTCTCAATGAAATCCGATGTCTTTAGTTTTGGTGTCATGGTGTTAGAAATA GCATGGAGACTCTGGACTGAAGGAAGGCCAACAGACCTGATGGATGCATTTTTATGTGAAAGATGCACTTCTTCTGAAGTTATTCGATGTATACATGTAGGTTTGCTATGTGTGCAACAAAGACCAGAAGATAGGCCTGATATGTCAGCTGTGGTTCTGATGTTGAATGGTGATAAATTGTTGCCACAGCCAAAGGTGCCTGGTTTTTACCACGGAAGTGACAAAGCATATTTGTCTGGAAAGTTCAAATCATTCTCTTACAATGATGTTTCCCTAACAGTTTTAGGA ATTGTGAATTTCGATGATGACGGAAGGAGCAAGCAATGGAAGGATGTTGTACCTACAAGAGTCGAAACCGTGTGCGGTGTGCATTGGGTGAACAGTGAACACCATGTTGCCGG aaaaaaaaaaatgcaaaacttgaGAACACAATGGTTTTGGTTTTTTCTGTTCTGTTGTATATCAAGAACCTCCACTTCACTAGATAGTATAGCTCCAAATCAATCCATCAGTGATGGAGAGACATTAATTTCACATGAAAAAACCTTTGAACTTGGATTCTTCAGCCCTGGAAGCTCAAAGAGCAGATACTTGGGTATTTGGTACTACAACATAAATCCTCGAACAATGGTTTGGGTTGCCAACAGAGAAGCACCACTCAACACTACATCAGGAGTTCTAAAACTCAGTGATCAAGGTCTTGTTCTTGTTAATGGAACAAATAACATTGTGTGGTCTTCCAACATGTCAACCACAGCAGAGACAGAGAACACAATTGCGCAGCTATTAGACTCAGGAAACCTTGTTGTGAAAGATGGGAATAGTGAGTATGAGCACTATCTTTGGCAGAGTTTTGATCATCCATGTGATACATTATTGCCTGGAATGAAGCTTGGTTGGAATCTAGAGAAGGGAGAAGAATTGTTTCTATCATCATGGAAAAGTGCTGATGATCCTAGTCATGGGGAGTACTCTTTCAAAATAGACCCCAGAGGATGTCCACAAGCAGTTCTGTGGAAAGGAACCAATTTAAGCAATAGATTTGGGCCATGGAATGGCCTTTACTTTTCAGGGTCTTTAATTGATTCACAAAGTCCAGGTGTCAAAGTTGATTtcgttttgaataaaaaagagatATATTATCAGTTCCAGGTTCTAAATAAATCTCTTTCCTACAGATTTTGGGTGACCCCTAATAGGAATGCCTTGGTTTCCCTTTGGGAAAGTCAAATCAGCGATTGGCTGATTCTCTATTCTCAACCATCATTCCCATGTGAATATTATGGGAGGTGTGGTGCAAATAGCATTTGCAATGCGGGCAATCCTAGATGTACATGCTTGGATGGATTTTTTAGACACATGAATTCGTCCAAGGATTGCGTTCGAACCATTCGTTTGACTTGCAACAAAGACAGGTTTAGGAAGTATACAGGAATGGTTCTTCCTGACACATCTTCATCTTGGTATAATAAAAACATGGTTTTAGAGGAATGTGCGGAAATGTGTCTGCAAAACTGTTCATGTACGGCATATGCAAATTTGGATATAAGTGGTGGAGGAAGTGGCTGCTTGCTTTGGTATCATGATCTCATTGACTTGAGGCATTACCCACAAGCTCAAGGGGGGCAAGACATTTATATACGATACTCTGATTCAGAGCTAG ATCACAGTCAGAAAAATGGATTGAGCAAGAGCAAGATTGCATCCATCGTGACTGGCTCAACCACGTTCGTCGTGTCTATGATACTCGGATTGGTCATATGGTTATGGAAAAGGAAAGTCGAAATGGAAG AGATGAAAAAACAACTTTACCAAAGCCATCACAACTATAATCTAAGGAAGGAAGAGCCGGATTTACCAGCATTTGACTTGCCTGTCATTGCTAAAGCCACTGATAACTTCTCAGACACTAACAAACTGGGAGAAGGTGGTTTTGGACCAGTGTACAAG GGTACTCTAATAGGTGGGCAAGACATAGCTGTGAAACGGCTTTCAAACAACTCTGGCCAGGGtttgaaagaatttaaaaatgaagttgcATTGATTGCAAAACTTCAACACCGTAATCTTGTGAAGCTTCATGGTTATTGCATTCAAGAGGAAGAGAAAATGTTGATATATGAATACATGCCCAACATGAGCTTGGACTACTTTATTTTTG ATGAAATTAGGACCAAATTATTGGATTGGAGTAAGCGTTTCCATATTATTGGTGGCATTGCTCGAGGGCTAGTGTATCTTCATGAAGACTCTAGATTGAGGGTTATTCACCGAGATTTGAAAACCAGCAATATTCTACTAGATGAAAATATGAATCCCAAAATTTCTGACTTTGGCCTTGCTCGCACATTATGGGGAGATCAAGTAGATGCTAACACCAACAAGATTGCTGGGACATA TGGATACATGCCTCCTGAATATGCTGTACATGGGCATTTCTCAATGAAATCCGATGTCTTTAGTTTTGGTGTCATGGTGTTAGAAATAGTAAGTGGGAAGAAAAACAGAGATTTTTCTGACCCAAATCACTGTCTGAATCTTCTTGGACAT GCATGGAGACTATGGACTGAAGGAAGGCCTACAAACTTGATGGATGCATTTTTAGGCGAAAGATGCACTTCATCTGAAGTTATTCGATGTATACATGTAGGCTTGTTATGTGTGCAACAGAGACCAAATGATAGGCCTGACATGTCAGCTGTGGTTCTAATGCTGAATGGTGAAAAATCGTTGCCACAGCCAAAGGCTCCTGGCTTTTACAATGGAAGGGACAAAGCAGATTTGTTTGGACCATTTTCTAACAATGATGCTTCCCTAACGGTTTTAGAGGCAAGATAA